The [Bacillus] selenitireducens MLS10 genome includes a region encoding these proteins:
- the gnpA gene encoding 1,3-beta-galactosyl-N-acetylhexosamine phosphorylase: MKRPVKKGRVTIPGQEGMDDVIAKLIERWGADAIRDSDGTKLTEYAKSLTDKVYSKYFFSRGDQNYARKNQNRSQHFYLMSERYTAKEEPLSIRMMDTYYDRQVEPEIRYHPSEWWEVIDRTTGCVLGTDQWEYDEERMEVVIHSPSPWHEYTVSFLARQLWDPVHMYNSLTNGWDVEPHMPYNPFFPETRDYLLSRLEEWLDDHPDTDVVRITTFFYNFTLVFNEEAKEKYVDWFGYGATVNPEAIDAFEKEYGYRLRPEDFVDEGYYNSPFRNPSKAFRDWISFIQDFVAELARECVSRIHDRGKEAIMFLGDHWAGTEPYGSRFKSIGLDGVVGSVGDGTTLRMIADIPHVSYTEGRFLPYFFPDVFCPGGDPVAEANDNWLKARRALLRNPLDRIGYGGYLDLAVEFPDFVDRVEEITDEFREIHDRSKGERPRHLSCKVAILNSWGSLRTWMSHQVAHGLWHKHAYSYSGILESLSGLPVDVTFISFEDVIETGIPKDVDVIINAGSAGTSWSGGDWWENEVLVSRLRSFVHRGGGFIGVGDPSAVQYQGAYFQLADVLGVQKEVGFSVNTDKYTDAICRSHFILEDIHEKLDYGEGTSGIFQLHSKVQILDESDGEVKLSANEYGRGRSTYVAGLPYSPQNARLLLRMIVWSSHKERELDNFLPTDPEVECAVYDRERKLIVINNAWSRKAGAISLPNGKEVRYDLFPGGYEWYELIP, translated from the coding sequence ATGAAGAGGCCAGTAAAAAAGGGACGTGTCACAATTCCGGGGCAAGAAGGTATGGATGATGTCATTGCAAAGTTGATCGAGCGTTGGGGGGCGGACGCCATCCGTGATTCAGACGGCACGAAATTGACTGAATACGCGAAGTCTCTTACAGATAAAGTCTACTCAAAATACTTTTTTTCCCGTGGGGATCAAAACTACGCTAGGAAAAATCAAAATCGGTCGCAGCATTTTTATCTGATGAGCGAAAGGTATACGGCGAAGGAGGAGCCTTTGTCGATTCGCATGATGGATACCTATTATGACAGGCAAGTGGAACCTGAAATCCGCTATCACCCCTCTGAGTGGTGGGAAGTCATAGATCGGACTACTGGATGTGTTCTGGGGACCGATCAGTGGGAATATGATGAAGAACGTATGGAGGTGGTCATTCACAGTCCGTCGCCTTGGCATGAATATACGGTGTCATTTTTAGCGCGACAGCTGTGGGATCCTGTTCATATGTACAATTCACTGACGAACGGCTGGGACGTGGAACCACATATGCCGTATAACCCATTCTTCCCTGAAACGAGAGACTATCTTCTGTCAAGGCTCGAAGAGTGGCTTGATGATCACCCTGACACTGACGTTGTAAGGATAACTACATTTTTCTATAACTTTACCCTTGTATTTAATGAAGAGGCAAAAGAGAAGTATGTTGACTGGTTTGGTTACGGTGCCACCGTAAACCCTGAAGCCATTGACGCCTTTGAAAAAGAATACGGATACAGGCTCAGACCTGAGGATTTTGTTGATGAAGGGTACTATAATTCGCCGTTCAGAAATCCGAGCAAAGCGTTCAGAGACTGGATATCTTTTATTCAGGATTTTGTTGCCGAGCTGGCCCGTGAATGTGTAAGTCGGATTCATGATCGGGGTAAGGAAGCCATTATGTTTCTCGGTGATCATTGGGCAGGTACCGAACCATATGGAAGCAGGTTTAAGAGTATAGGGCTTGATGGTGTGGTTGGTTCGGTTGGAGATGGGACAACCCTGCGAATGATTGCCGATATTCCCCACGTATCGTATACGGAAGGACGTTTTCTGCCTTACTTTTTCCCTGATGTGTTCTGTCCGGGCGGAGATCCGGTCGCTGAGGCCAATGACAATTGGCTGAAGGCTAGGCGGGCATTGCTTCGCAATCCGCTTGATCGAATCGGTTATGGCGGATACTTGGATCTCGCAGTGGAATTTCCGGATTTCGTTGATCGGGTAGAAGAAATCACTGATGAGTTCAGAGAGATTCATGATCGTTCAAAAGGCGAAAGGCCACGTCATTTAAGTTGTAAAGTGGCCATTCTGAACAGCTGGGGCTCACTCAGAACATGGATGTCTCATCAGGTGGCACACGGTTTATGGCACAAGCACGCCTATTCTTATTCGGGCATTCTCGAAAGCCTTAGCGGACTGCCTGTCGATGTCACGTTTATCAGCTTTGAAGATGTAATTGAAACGGGAATACCAAAAGATGTCGACGTGATTATAAATGCCGGCAGTGCAGGAACTTCCTGGAGTGGCGGTGATTGGTGGGAAAATGAAGTACTCGTTTCCCGTCTTCGTTCATTTGTGCATCGGGGCGGTGGGTTTATCGGTGTGGGCGATCCTTCAGCGGTCCAATATCAAGGCGCATATTTTCAACTGGCTGATGTATTAGGCGTTCAAAAGGAGGTCGGTTTCAGCGTAAATACCGATAAATATACGGATGCGATTTGCCGCTCACACTTTATCCTCGAAGATATTCACGAAAAGTTGGATTACGGAGAAGGGACATCTGGAATCTTTCAACTGCATTCAAAAGTTCAGATTCTGGATGAGTCTGATGGAGAGGTAAAACTCTCAGCTAACGAATATGGTCGGGGGAGAAGCACCTATGTGGCAGGATTACCCTACTCTCCGCAAAATGCAAGGCTTCTCTTGAGAATGATTGTTTGGAGCAGTCATAAGGAACGTGAATTGGATAACTTTCTACCTACAGACCCGGAAGTGGAATGTGCAGTTTATGATCGGGAACGTAAGCTAATTGTGATTAATAATGCATGGTCACGAAAAGCAGGTGCAATCAGTCTTCCTAATGGTAAAGAAGTGAGATACGATCTCTTCCCGGGAGGTTATGAATGGTACGAACTTATTCCATGA
- a CDS encoding bifunctional 4-hydroxy-2-oxoglutarate aldolase/2-dehydro-3-deoxy-phosphogluconate aldolase, with the protein MKTITQDLMKHKLVAIIRGTGREEGYPTASAMIRGGFRFLEVTLNTEGAMTVIEEVNDVHGGDVYVGAGTVMNRNMAEDAVSAGARFLVSPHFDHDVMAFAYEAEIPYWPGSLTPTEIISAFESGADVVKVFPAGVMGSDYLKALSGPFPDIPLMVTGGVHPGNIRNYFEAGATAAGIGGDLCHLPSIRAGQYESIEAKAKTYVNAMKER; encoded by the coding sequence ATGAAAACAATTACTCAAGATTTGATGAAGCATAAACTGGTTGCCATCATAAGAGGAACCGGACGGGAAGAAGGATATCCGACGGCAAGTGCGATGATTCGAGGAGGGTTTCGATTTCTTGAGGTGACATTAAATACAGAAGGTGCAATGACTGTTATTGAAGAGGTGAATGACGTCCATGGGGGTGATGTCTATGTGGGAGCAGGGACGGTCATGAATCGGAATATGGCGGAAGATGCTGTTTCGGCAGGGGCGCGATTTCTTGTTTCGCCGCACTTTGACCATGATGTTATGGCGTTTGCATATGAAGCGGAAATACCCTATTGGCCGGGAAGTTTAACGCCTACAGAAATTATCAGTGCTTTTGAGTCAGGCGCCGATGTCGTGAAAGTTTTCCCGGCAGGAGTTATGGGTTCTGATTATCTGAAGGCGCTGTCGGGACCTTTCCCGGATATTCCGCTTATGGTAACTGGAGGGGTTCACCCCGGGAACATCCGTAACTATTTCGAGGCCGGGGCAACTGCAGCCGGCATTGGGGGCGATTTATGTCATCTCCCTTCAATTCGTGCAGGGCAGTATGAATCAATAGAAGCAAAAGCAAAGACATATGTGAATGCGATGAAGGAAAGGTGA
- a CDS encoding response regulator transcription factor yields the protein MANKLKVMLIDDDLPMLNYLKKMVDWTDLGCEEVRSYSSGSQALTDFRVWEPDLVISDIGMPQIDGITLAGKMKELNPEFMLVFLTCHEEFDFARKAIGLQAERYIIKDELSKSELGAVFEEVCRKASDMQLVSQEKAKQGFEQQKAAFVKWLISPIDQEEPKQHIWYESSYRIAYMHVKSEYDPEANTRTSLKKLYLSVSEQISDKESVDVFLVDEGLLFIMNYKDSIKQNYAGRFQRLLGDICDDIKNRDYSVSAKVYTQAMTFSELSESVRSLLFKKQNGYFTRGSLLILLQTLQPEVCHPVNHVIQDSLNLASQAVMDDDTDRINQAMALLLDQVYDMRVHPEEIEERLIKMVYQLEIKKGTEHSDVHFAKRLKQSVTFEEAWIMTRQKLHSLQTVPESSQVLPVDTSKLKRIDEYISSHLHESITSTDVAKALYLNSSYFSRYFRKATGKRFTDYVYEYKIKIARDYLKYSNESIEEIGAELGFTERTYFSKVFKKYTGMTPSEFRTKTQSNEKEGVSK from the coding sequence TTGGCAAACAAACTGAAAGTGATGCTCATCGATGACGATTTGCCAATGTTAAACTATTTGAAGAAAATGGTTGACTGGACCGATTTGGGGTGTGAGGAAGTTCGCAGTTATTCATCCGGCAGTCAGGCGTTGACTGATTTCAGAGTCTGGGAACCGGATCTTGTCATTTCAGACATTGGTATGCCTCAAATAGACGGAATCACGCTTGCCGGTAAAATGAAAGAGTTGAATCCGGAATTTATGCTTGTTTTTTTGACCTGTCATGAAGAATTTGATTTTGCACGAAAAGCAATTGGTCTTCAGGCGGAACGCTATATCATTAAGGATGAGCTGTCAAAAAGTGAACTGGGCGCAGTTTTTGAGGAAGTGTGCAGAAAAGCAAGTGATATGCAATTAGTAAGTCAAGAGAAGGCCAAGCAAGGTTTCGAGCAACAAAAAGCGGCCTTTGTAAAATGGCTGATTTCACCTATAGACCAGGAAGAGCCGAAGCAACATATCTGGTATGAGTCCAGTTACAGAATCGCTTATATGCACGTTAAATCGGAATACGATCCAGAAGCCAATACCCGAACGTCTCTTAAAAAACTATATCTGTCCGTTTCAGAGCAAATCAGTGATAAGGAATCAGTTGATGTATTTCTTGTTGATGAGGGACTGCTCTTTATAATGAATTATAAAGATTCGATTAAACAAAACTATGCAGGTCGATTTCAACGACTTCTCGGCGACATTTGTGATGATATCAAGAACAGAGATTATTCCGTTTCAGCAAAGGTCTATACTCAGGCAATGACGTTCTCTGAACTTAGTGAGTCAGTCAGATCACTCTTGTTTAAGAAACAGAACGGATATTTTACCCGCGGGAGTTTGCTGATTCTGCTTCAGACACTTCAACCGGAGGTGTGTCACCCGGTTAATCATGTCATTCAGGATAGTCTGAATCTTGCCTCTCAGGCTGTGATGGACGATGACACAGACCGGATTAATCAAGCGATGGCGTTGCTTCTTGATCAGGTATATGATATGAGAGTTCATCCTGAAGAAATTGAGGAACGGTTGATAAAAATGGTTTATCAGCTTGAAATCAAAAAAGGGACTGAGCATAGCGATGTTCATTTTGCGAAGCGCTTGAAACAATCAGTTACATTTGAAGAGGCCTGGATAATGACGAGACAGAAATTACATTCACTACAAACCGTTCCGGAGTCATCGCAGGTATTGCCAGTGGATACTTCGAAACTGAAACGAATTGATGAATATATCTCAAGTCATTTGCATGAATCCATCACCTCTACAGACGTAGCAAAGGCGCTGTATTTAAATTCAAGTTATTTTTCAAGGTACTTCAGAAAAGCGACGGGCAAACGCTTCACCGATTATGTCTATGAATACAAAATAAAAATTGCAAGAGACTATTTGAAATACTCAAATGAGAGTATTGAAGAAATTGGAGCTGAACTGGGGTTTACAGAACGGACGTACTTTTCAAAGGTGTTTAAAAAATACACAGGTATGACGCCCAGTGAATTCCGTACGAAAACTCAATCCAATGAAAAGGAAGGCGTTTCGAAATGA
- a CDS encoding ABC transporter substrate-binding protein: MKKQRMVQAAMAGTLVVLAACGNENVDEAGAENQSQNENDVNNAAEEMNEADQEPVTIKWYNWDNDVMAQTSEQYIADFEEEYPHITVESISMVPGDSLGTLQNLDILLSSGEKVDVISFPNVDSLYQRAEMGALAPLDEFYDNEGITPNDEYFINPMVNDDYYGIQYNATLNFMMLNKDAFDEAGLDIPDASWTWADFEEYAGQLVNKEGDNQRYGAYFHTWPLYMNPPAQTLMKHPFLYEDGTTNFADESFPEMFAMRERLETEGITKTYAESLGADLGYRTEYFNENASMLLTGSWMIGEAGDTDLNPHDFTTAFAPVPVLNEGDPSEYYMGGNFFGIGNTSEYKDEAYLFARHVSTNLSDSRSELPGWKKGDPQPVVERMIDGNEDQIDVDSLMYTLFGDDISYLDASQISITYAGELDSILVDGFGMYMLDNEPLDEVQAWMVEEATKVIDSYNE, translated from the coding sequence ATGAAAAAACAAAGAATGGTACAGGCTGCAATGGCAGGCACACTGGTTGTTTTAGCCGCATGCGGCAATGAGAATGTCGATGAAGCGGGAGCGGAAAATCAGTCTCAAAATGAAAATGACGTAAATAATGCGGCTGAAGAAATGAACGAAGCCGATCAAGAACCGGTGACAATCAAATGGTACAACTGGGACAATGATGTGATGGCACAAACGTCTGAGCAGTATATTGCTGACTTTGAAGAAGAATACCCACATATCACAGTTGAATCAATTTCCATGGTACCGGGTGATTCACTGGGAACCTTGCAAAATCTTGATATCCTTCTTTCTTCAGGAGAAAAAGTTGATGTCATTTCATTTCCAAATGTCGACAGCCTCTATCAACGAGCAGAGATGGGAGCTTTGGCTCCGCTCGATGAATTTTATGACAATGAAGGTATCACGCCAAATGATGAGTATTTTATAAATCCAATGGTAAATGACGATTACTACGGGATTCAGTACAATGCGACACTCAACTTCATGATGTTAAACAAGGATGCTTTTGATGAAGCCGGTCTTGATATTCCTGATGCAAGCTGGACTTGGGCAGATTTTGAAGAGTATGCCGGGCAGCTTGTCAATAAAGAAGGAGATAATCAGCGATATGGTGCTTATTTCCATACGTGGCCGTTATACATGAATCCTCCTGCACAGACGTTAATGAAGCATCCGTTCCTCTATGAAGATGGAACAACGAACTTTGCAGATGAGTCGTTCCCGGAAATGTTTGCAATGAGAGAGCGTCTTGAAACAGAAGGGATTACAAAGACATATGCAGAGTCACTCGGTGCAGATCTTGGTTACCGTACAGAGTATTTTAATGAGAACGCCTCAATGCTATTGACCGGTTCATGGATGATTGGAGAAGCCGGTGATACGGATCTCAATCCGCATGATTTCACAACGGCTTTTGCACCAGTTCCGGTTTTAAATGAGGGTGATCCTTCTGAATACTACATGGGTGGGAATTTCTTCGGAATTGGTAACACCAGTGAGTATAAAGACGAAGCATATCTGTTTGCGAGACATGTCTCAACAAATCTGTCTGACTCACGCTCTGAGCTTCCGGGTTGGAAAAAAGGAGACCCACAGCCGGTTGTAGAACGGATGATTGATGGTAATGAAGATCAAATTGATGTTGATTCTCTGATGTATACACTGTTCGGGGATGATATTTCTTATCTTGATGCTTCGCAGATCAGCATTACGTATGCAGGAGAACTCGATTCGATTCTAGTTGACGGTTTTGGGATGTATATGCTGGATAATGAACCGCTTGATGAAGTGCAGGCTTGGATGGTAGAGGAAGCAACAAAGGTTATTGACAGCTACAACGAATAA
- a CDS encoding sensor histidine kinase, with protein MNRLRRQIFSKSYSRRIQFMFALFILLPTITLSIITYQSDKQNIAEKMDFYNETIIDVIANDIDKLTNDLIFSSHFLIQDKGFKSAIAEISDRDGIQSLTAFQQFEYIRERFLSMETRTLNQNISMFYLNDAGLIVTSRSMPLSQEDIQRQWLSVSENLNLQTEMIIQYLGKSYDGSQHYFTRVIPRDLSTGNQGLLTIIVSDDYFQQLFEPVSSGAIRLNDDKGNMIAGSEIDTAARDSLLERTVSPFGWSLYYETPSQQINEELNQSFYSSLMIIFFLFVVFIMLSMKSARQLSRPVEELKLVADQFSQGNRGARFQVTGEDEIQSLGVSVNHMLDEINDLIERIEKKETQKRELELHALYEQIRPHFLMNTLNSIRCSLEMEDDEFHSKKLYSLTMLLRKYLKINEPSTLRNEVELLTHYIDIMEMRKGRSYWLKAWLSEETHEVEIPFLTLQPIIENAILHAFEDPEHHPIMEIRAEIKDEWFHVTVWDNGSGISQSKVDQLNRSLKDTRLEYSKQQGDSLGLVNIAERLKLTFSERATLVINSERGKGTTVQILIPVSDMKGE; from the coding sequence ATGAACAGACTGCGAAGGCAAATATTCTCAAAATCATACAGTCGGCGTATTCAGTTCATGTTCGCTTTGTTTATCTTGCTTCCCACGATTACCCTGTCTATTATTACCTATCAGTCAGATAAGCAGAACATTGCAGAAAAGATGGATTTCTATAACGAAACCATCATTGATGTTATCGCGAATGACATCGACAAACTGACAAATGATCTGATTTTTTCTTCGCATTTTCTTATACAGGATAAAGGATTCAAGAGCGCTATTGCAGAAATCAGTGATCGGGATGGTATCCAGAGTCTTACGGCTTTTCAGCAGTTTGAATATATCAGAGAACGTTTTTTGTCGATGGAGACAAGAACGTTAAATCAAAATATCAGTATGTTCTATCTGAATGATGCAGGATTGATTGTCACGTCGCGAAGCATGCCATTATCTCAGGAAGATATTCAGAGGCAGTGGCTGTCTGTCAGTGAAAATCTGAATTTGCAAACTGAAATGATCATTCAGTATTTGGGTAAAAGTTATGACGGATCCCAACACTATTTTACCAGGGTAATCCCCCGTGATTTGAGTACAGGTAATCAGGGTTTATTAACCATTATTGTATCCGATGATTATTTCCAACAGCTGTTTGAACCGGTCAGCTCCGGTGCGATCAGGTTAAATGATGATAAAGGAAACATGATTGCCGGGAGTGAGATCGATACCGCTGCCCGCGACTCCTTACTCGAGAGGACGGTATCGCCTTTTGGATGGAGTCTGTATTACGAAACGCCGAGTCAACAGATCAATGAAGAGCTGAATCAAAGTTTTTACAGCAGTTTGATGATCATATTCTTTCTGTTTGTCGTATTTATTATGCTATCGATGAAATCGGCCCGTCAGCTTTCTCGTCCAGTTGAAGAACTGAAATTGGTTGCCGATCAGTTTAGTCAAGGGAACAGAGGGGCAAGATTTCAAGTCACGGGAGAAGATGAAATACAGTCACTGGGTGTATCGGTCAACCATATGCTTGATGAAATTAACGACTTGATCGAACGAATTGAAAAAAAAGAAACACAAAAACGGGAATTGGAACTTCATGCACTCTATGAACAAATTCGACCGCATTTTTTAATGAATACGTTAAATTCCATTCGCTGCAGTCTAGAGATGGAGGATGATGAGTTTCATAGTAAAAAATTGTACTCTTTAACAATGTTGCTGCGTAAGTATTTAAAAATTAATGAACCTTCAACTCTTCGAAATGAAGTGGAACTGTTAACCCACTATATTGACATTATGGAGATGAGAAAGGGAAGATCCTATTGGCTGAAAGCGTGGCTTTCAGAGGAGACACATGAAGTTGAAATTCCATTTTTGACGTTGCAACCTATAATTGAAAATGCGATCCTCCATGCCTTCGAAGATCCCGAGCACCATCCAATCATGGAGATTCGTGCAGAGATAAAAGACGAATGGTTTCATGTGACGGTTTGGGATAATGGATCAGGCATCTCTCAGAGTAAGGTTGATCAATTAAACCGGTCGCTAAAAGATACACGCTTGGAATATTCCAAGCAGCAAGGTGATTCATTGGGACTTGTCAATATTGCTGAGCGACTGAAGCTGACGTTCAGCGAACGGGCAACTCTTGTGATAAACAGTGAACGAGGCAAGGGAACAACGGTTCAGATTCTCATACCTGTGTCTGATATGAAGGGAGAGTGA
- a CDS encoding glycoside hydrolase family 88 protein, translating into MTPSDIKKLIIKRTSRNLKKTGGLYPHVGDDGIYRLIKNEDWTNGFWSGVLWECYEGSGDSVFLNAAKEETKSFEKRMTDNVVLDHHDLGFLYSLSSKADWIITGDESARLLSIQAADRLLQRWRSVGGYIQAWGNKGDKTEGGRMIIDCLLNLPLLFWATKTTGNSKYEVVARQQAEQTLRYLVRGDGSSYHTFIFNQKTGEPVGGTTHQGSSNGSTWSRGQAWGVYGFALLYRFTKEERYLVKAKEMLDYFLRHQPEQGLISWDFNASQKEEHYTDSSAMAIALCGMLELREWTDPSESERLDTCINLFIQNLADYALIKEDDPEKVTGLLHHASYYVRGGDVPDGSVIWGDYFFTEAIMRMTDQRTGYWYERSSFHE; encoded by the coding sequence ATGACACCCTCTGACATAAAAAAATTAATCATTAAGCGAACGTCACGTAATCTGAAAAAAACGGGAGGGCTTTACCCTCATGTTGGTGATGACGGCATCTACCGCCTCATCAAAAATGAGGATTGGACAAATGGATTTTGGTCAGGTGTTTTATGGGAGTGTTACGAGGGTTCAGGGGACTCTGTTTTTTTGAATGCAGCAAAAGAAGAAACAAAGTCCTTTGAAAAGAGAATGACTGACAACGTCGTTCTCGATCACCATGATCTCGGATTTCTTTATTCACTCTCTTCTAAGGCTGACTGGATCATAACTGGAGACGAATCGGCACGATTACTCAGTATTCAGGCAGCTGATCGACTGTTGCAGCGCTGGCGTTCTGTGGGGGGATATATTCAGGCTTGGGGAAATAAGGGAGATAAAACAGAAGGAGGACGCATGATTATCGACTGTCTCCTCAATCTGCCGCTGCTATTCTGGGCCACAAAAACAACAGGAAACAGCAAGTATGAAGTGGTGGCAAGACAACAGGCAGAACAGACTCTTCGCTATCTGGTTCGTGGTGATGGCAGTTCCTATCATACGTTTATCTTTAATCAGAAAACGGGTGAACCAGTTGGTGGAACAACACATCAGGGAAGCTCCAACGGTTCGACCTGGTCGAGAGGCCAGGCCTGGGGTGTATACGGATTTGCACTTTTATACCGGTTTACGAAAGAGGAGCGGTATCTCGTAAAGGCAAAGGAAATGCTTGATTATTTTCTTCGGCATCAGCCTGAACAGGGTTTAATTTCATGGGATTTTAACGCGTCGCAAAAGGAAGAACATTACACCGACAGTTCAGCGATGGCGATTGCTTTGTGCGGAATGCTGGAGCTAAGGGAATGGACTGACCCTTCAGAGTCAGAAAGGCTGGATACCTGCATCAATCTATTTATTCAAAATCTGGCTGATTATGCACTGATTAAAGAGGACGATCCAGAAAAGGTGACAGGTCTTCTTCATCACGCTTCTTACTACGTCAGAGGAGGAGATGTGCCTGATGGTTCTGTCATCTGGGGGGATTATTTTTTTACCGAAGCAATCATGAGAATGACGGATCAACGGACAGGCTACTGGTATGAGAGGAGCAGTTTTCATGAATAA
- a CDS encoding heparinase II/III family protein: MEPCSDVVTLPLPIDWTYCHNDDLEWTYMLNRMKFMEDLAFASLYKGDNRYRDSFEFYLEDWMRQHGDGETAVVWRKIDCALRIVHLIRAKAFLCACQSWNNRCESLFSRLAGQTSEYLLRSFTSVDAQSNWGFIETNALIQLAIMQTGKAGFAETVKEAMRRLELMVTLQIGGDGVHLEQSPGYHHEVLRNLFECVHLSELNGICVPADVKEGLKKMFKASSRMIRPDGSQPQFGDSDILDIRPFMALAAYRYHDESFVPPLLGTVTFDTLWYTAGDLFCHQERYIKDSNDPLRDWLEDSGLQIARSGWERHSDYVCMNAGEMGLSAHGHDDLTHFEWLVDGVPFVISTGRGTYRESSLRKQLKTAKGHNMVLIDDKMPSTYGDTWSWLQEAAPVNAKMTSAKGYTYMRAAHDGYLSLQSGGLITRELILTPRGSLVVIDSILGGGSHHYQQAFHVSERFTVWKPNKQTLRFNYASLSIKMQQCTPG; this comes from the coding sequence ATGGAGCCATGCTCTGACGTTGTGACTCTTCCCTTGCCAATCGACTGGACATACTGTCACAACGATGATCTTGAATGGACGTATATGCTGAATCGGATGAAGTTCATGGAGGATTTGGCATTTGCTTCATTATACAAAGGAGACAATCGCTACAGAGACTCATTTGAATTCTATTTGGAGGACTGGATGAGGCAACACGGGGATGGGGAGACAGCGGTTGTCTGGCGAAAAATAGATTGCGCACTCCGTATTGTCCACTTAATTCGTGCCAAAGCGTTTCTTTGTGCCTGTCAGTCATGGAATAACCGTTGTGAGAGTCTGTTCAGCCGGCTTGCAGGTCAAACTTCTGAATATCTGCTCAGGTCATTTACGTCAGTAGACGCCCAAAGCAATTGGGGCTTTATTGAGACGAATGCACTGATTCAATTGGCAATCATGCAGACTGGAAAAGCCGGTTTCGCAGAGACAGTTAAGGAAGCAATGAGACGCCTGGAGCTGATGGTAACGTTACAAATCGGTGGAGATGGCGTTCACCTGGAGCAGTCACCGGGCTATCATCATGAAGTGTTGCGGAATTTGTTTGAATGTGTCCATCTATCAGAATTAAATGGTATCTGTGTACCGGCTGACGTAAAAGAAGGACTCAAGAAGATGTTTAAAGCCTCATCTCGGATGATCCGTCCAGACGGATCTCAGCCGCAGTTTGGAGACAGCGATATCCTGGATATCAGACCATTCATGGCCCTTGCAGCTTATCGGTATCATGATGAATCATTTGTTCCCCCGTTGTTGGGTACAGTGACGTTTGACACGCTTTGGTATACTGCCGGAGACCTGTTCTGCCACCAAGAGCGGTATATAAAGGATTCGAATGACCCTCTTAGGGATTGGCTTGAAGACTCAGGTCTGCAAATTGCAAGAAGCGGATGGGAACGTCACAGTGACTATGTTTGTATGAACGCAGGGGAGATGGGACTATCCGCTCACGGGCATGATGATCTGACACATTTTGAATGGCTGGTTGACGGTGTCCCGTTTGTCATCAGTACCGGAAGAGGGACATATCGTGAATCCTCTTTGCGCAAGCAATTGAAGACGGCGAAGGGTCACAATATGGTCTTAATTGATGATAAAATGCCTTCGACTTATGGTGACACATGGTCATGGCTTCAGGAAGCGGCCCCGGTTAACGCGAAAATGACATCAGCTAAAGGGTATACGTATATGCGTGCAGCCCATGACGGATATCTGTCTTTACAATCAGGTGGACTCATTACCAGGGAACTGATCTTGACACCGAGAGGAAGCCTTGTTGTGATTGATTCAATTCTTGGTGGTGGATCTCATCATTATCAACAGGCGTTTCATGTGAGTGAACGGTTCACTGTATGGAAGCCAAATAAGCAGACTCTCAGATTCAATTACGCTTCATTATCAATAAAAATGCAGCAATGCACCCCCGGTTGA
- a CDS encoding YesL family protein, translated as MNNWIMNRLEAMGNWVFALAYVNVLWLLFTLAGAVVFTITPATVAMMTCIRRWKEDPSYTIRFDEYRKLFKSEFREASRLNLFLLPVLIMLILNTGLLLHSQMEIPLILMVMYIISVVFSAVMFMHIFTVYALLNKRSLQAVTASVVFGFSHPFHSMMSFLLIVLVFLLIFSTSGLAMFFGISLISYVLFRRNCMLYEKDLSDDEEPRPHTEAVSL; from the coding sequence ATGAATAATTGGATCATGAATCGTTTGGAAGCAATGGGGAATTGGGTGTTCGCGCTTGCGTATGTAAATGTTCTTTGGCTTCTCTTTACTCTTGCAGGCGCAGTCGTATTTACAATTACCCCTGCAACTGTCGCGATGATGACATGCATACGAAGATGGAAGGAAGATCCTTCATATACGATCCGCTTTGATGAATATAGAAAACTGTTTAAATCAGAGTTCAGGGAAGCAAGTCGTTTGAATCTGTTTCTGTTGCCGGTGCTGATTATGCTTATATTGAATACAGGGTTGTTGCTTCATTCACAAATGGAAATTCCTCTTATACTTATGGTGATGTATATCATTTCCGTCGTGTTTTCAGCTGTCATGTTTATGCATATTTTTACGGTTTATGCTCTGTTGAACAAGCGGTCTTTGCAAGCCGTAACTGCATCTGTTGTATTTGGTTTCTCACATCCGTTCCATTCAATGATGTCGTTTCTTCTGATCGTCCTGGTGTTCCTTTTGATATTCAGTACATCAGGTCTGGCCATGTTTTTTGGCATCAGTCTTATCAGTTATGTACTGTTTCGCAGAAACTGCATGTTATATGAAAAAGACCTCTCAGACGATGAAGAGCCGCGACCCCATACGGAGGCGGTCAGTTTATGA